One window of the Prinia subflava isolate CZ2003 ecotype Zambia chromosome 25, Cam_Psub_1.2, whole genome shotgun sequence genome contains the following:
- the LOC134561899 gene encoding omega-amidase NIT2 yields MRAAAGAMASFRLALIQLHVSAVKSDNLQRACGLVREASAKGAKLVALPECFNSPYGTQYFKEYAEKIPGESTQKLSEVAKECSIYLIGGSIPEEDGGKLYNTCTVFGPDGALLAKHRKVHLFDINVPGKIQFKESETLSPGNSFSMFDTPYCKVGLGICYDMRFAEMAQIYGQKGCQLLIYPGAFNMTTGPAHWELLQRGRAVDNQLYVATVSPARDEKASYVAWGHSTVVNPWGEVIAKAGAEETVVYTDIDLKKLAEIREQIPILSQKRCDLYGVEMKK; encoded by the exons ATGCGGGCGGCCGCCGGAGCCATGGCGT CCTTCCGTCTTGCTCTTATCCAGCTGCATGTATCTGCTGTTAAATCAGATAATCTCCAACGAGCCTGTGGCCTGGTGAGAGAAGCATCAGCTAAAGGAGCAAAACTTGTGGCTCTACCT GAATGCTTTAATTCTCCATATGGAACCCAATACTTTAAGGAGTATGCAGAGAAGATCCCTGGGGAATCAACCCAAAAGCTGTCAGAAGTTGCAAAGGAGTGCAGCATATATCTCATTGGAG GATCCATTCCAGAAGAGGATGGTGGGAAGCTCTACAATACATGCACTGTCTTTGGGCCTGATGGTGCTCTGCTGGCAAAGCACAGGAAG GTTCATTTGTTTGACATTAATGTTCCTGGGAAGATACAGTTCAAAGAGTCTGAAACACTGAGTCCAGGGAATAGTTTCTCCATGTTTGACACGC CATACTGCAAAGTGGGCCTGGGCATCTGCTATGATATGAGGTTTGCTGAGATGGCTCAAATCTACGGCCAGAAAG GCTGCCAGCTGCTGATATATCCTGGGGCTTTTAACATGACAACAGGACCAGCTCATTGGGAACTGTTACAAAGAGGAAG AGCTGTTGATAATCAACTCTACGTAGCTACTGTATCTCCTGCTAGAGATGAAAAAGCATCCTATGttgcctggggacacagcactgtAGTAAATCCTTG GGGTGAAGTCATAGccaaagctggggctgaggAAACAGTTGTATACACAGACATAG ATCTAAAGAAACTTGCAGAAATACGTGAACAAATTCCTATTTTAAGCCAGAAGCGCTGTGATCTCTATGGTGTAGAGATGAAAAAGTGA